In Terriglobia bacterium, the following are encoded in one genomic region:
- a CDS encoding peptidoglycan-binding domain-containing protein, translating into MKVGHAIIIRIALVLCMLLLVSGSWAQTQHAKAKSTHAKPVVHKKSSTLSKATVRRAKYTRHSKRYRSRKPRGQQAISDNRAREIQEALIREHYLQGEPSGAFDARTKAALMKYQHDNGWQTRVVPDSRALIKLGLGPSHDGLLNPESAAIGNPDELGMQKAIQTQADEHK; encoded by the coding sequence TTCGCATCGCACTGGTGCTCTGTATGCTGCTGCTGGTCTCCGGATCCTGGGCGCAGACGCAGCACGCCAAGGCCAAGTCCACGCACGCCAAGCCGGTCGTCCACAAGAAATCGTCGACGCTCTCTAAGGCGACCGTTCGCCGGGCGAAATACACCAGGCACTCGAAGCGTTATCGCTCGCGCAAGCCTCGCGGCCAGCAGGCCATCTCTGACAACCGCGCACGCGAAATCCAGGAAGCCCTGATCCGCGAACACTACCTGCAAGGTGAGCCCAGTGGTGCCTTCGACGCCCGAACCAAGGCGGCTCTTATGAAGTATCAGCACGACAATGGTTGGCAAACCAGGGTCGTGCCCGACTCTCGCGCGCTGATCAAACTCGGTCTCGGCCCCAGCCACGACGGTCTGCTCAACCCTGAGAGCGCCGCCATCGGCAATCCGGACGAGTTGGGCATGCAGAAAGCCATCCAAACCCAAGCCGACGAGCACAAATAG